In Opitutus sp. ER46, the following are encoded in one genomic region:
- a CDS encoding rhamnogalacturonan acetylesterase yields MNLPLRVCLAVALAAIAPVLRAAETTPPPHVFMVGDSTMANKPLDLPERGWGMLLPEFLREPGMVQNHAMNGRSTKSFIDEGRWDKVVAELKAGDFVIIQFGHNDEKDKDPKRYTDPATTFRDNLRRFVRDTRAKGATPILATPVCRRKFDANGKLVDTHGAWPDATRAVAAEEKVPLLELQHATAAWLQSVGNEPSRQFFMWIEPGKYPKIPDGRKDDTHFVEAGARHVAGLAAAEIRLNLPLARWLK; encoded by the coding sequence ATGAACCTCCCGCTTCGCGTTTGTCTCGCGGTGGCGCTGGCTGCCATCGCCCCCGTCCTCCGCGCCGCCGAGACCACCCCGCCCCCGCACGTGTTCATGGTCGGTGACTCCACCATGGCCAACAAGCCGCTCGACCTGCCCGAGCGCGGCTGGGGCATGCTGCTCCCCGAATTTCTGCGCGAGCCCGGCATGGTGCAGAACCACGCCATGAACGGCCGCAGCACCAAGAGCTTCATCGACGAGGGGCGCTGGGACAAAGTCGTTGCCGAGCTCAAGGCCGGCGACTTCGTGATCATTCAGTTCGGCCACAACGACGAGAAGGACAAGGACCCCAAGCGCTACACCGACCCGGCGACCACCTTCCGCGACAATCTCCGCCGCTTCGTCCGCGACACCCGCGCCAAGGGCGCCACCCCCATCCTCGCCACCCCCGTCTGCCGCCGGAAGTTCGACGCCAACGGCAAACTCGTCGACACCCACGGTGCCTGGCCCGACGCCACCCGTGCGGTGGCCGCCGAAGAGAAGGTTCCGCTGCTGGAACTGCAGCACGCCACCGCGGCCTGGCTGCAGTCCGTCGGCAACGAGCCCTCGCGGCAGTTCTTCATGTGGATCGAGCCGGGCAAGTATCCGAAAATCCCGGACGGCCGGAAGGACGACACGCACTTCGTCGAGGCCGGGGCCCGCCACGTGGCCGGGCTCGCCGCCGCCGAGATCCGCCTCAACCTCCCGCTCGCGCGCTGGCTGAAGTGA
- a CDS encoding cysteine desulfurase, whose protein sequence is MFSGRDVRSDFPTLHQQVNGKPLVYLDNAATAQKPRVVIDALSRFYERDNANVHRGLHALSNRATEAYEGARARVAKFINAADPAEIIFTRGTTESINLVASSWGGANLKPGDVILLTEMEHHSNLVPWQLIAQRTGAKLRFVPVAGANVEGGLDLSGLNALLTPEVKLFAFTHVSNTLGVINPVAKLCAQARARGIITVIDGAQSIGHMPVDVRALGCDFYAFSGHKMAGVTGIGALYGRRTLLDAMPPYQGGGGMISVVEYQQSKWKPSPERFEAGTPNFADAVALGVACDYLDSIGRDAIARHDAALAQEAYQRLATLPGIRLLGPTGERSGLVSFAFADVHAHDIVTFADEDGIALRGGHHCNQPLMRKLSLTSTTRASFYLYNTAEEIDVLVKSLQRILKFFTG, encoded by the coding sequence GTGTTCTCCGGCCGCGACGTTCGCTCTGATTTTCCCACGCTCCACCAGCAGGTGAATGGCAAGCCTCTGGTGTACCTCGACAACGCGGCGACCGCCCAGAAGCCCCGCGTCGTGATCGACGCCCTCTCCCGCTTCTACGAACGCGACAACGCCAACGTGCATCGCGGCCTGCACGCGCTCTCCAACCGCGCCACCGAGGCCTACGAGGGTGCCCGCGCCCGCGTCGCCAAGTTCATCAACGCCGCCGACCCCGCCGAGATCATCTTCACGCGCGGCACCACCGAATCCATCAACCTGGTCGCCTCCAGCTGGGGCGGCGCCAACCTCAAGCCCGGCGACGTGATCCTCCTCACCGAGATGGAGCACCACTCCAACCTCGTGCCCTGGCAGCTCATCGCCCAGCGCACCGGCGCCAAGCTGCGCTTTGTCCCGGTCGCCGGCGCCAACGTCGAAGGCGGACTCGACCTGTCCGGCCTCAACGCGCTGCTCACGCCCGAGGTGAAGCTCTTCGCCTTCACCCACGTTTCCAACACCCTCGGCGTCATCAATCCGGTCGCCAAGCTCTGCGCCCAGGCCCGCGCCCGCGGCATCATCACCGTCATCGACGGGGCCCAGTCCATCGGCCACATGCCGGTCGATGTCCGCGCCCTCGGCTGCGATTTCTACGCGTTCTCCGGCCACAAGATGGCCGGCGTCACCGGCATCGGCGCGCTCTACGGCCGCCGCACCCTCCTCGATGCCATGCCTCCGTACCAGGGTGGCGGCGGCATGATCTCCGTCGTCGAATACCAGCAGAGCAAATGGAAGCCCTCGCCCGAGCGCTTCGAGGCCGGTACGCCCAACTTCGCCGACGCCGTCGCGCTCGGCGTCGCCTGCGACTACCTCGACAGCATCGGTCGCGACGCCATCGCGCGCCACGATGCCGCGCTCGCCCAGGAAGCCTACCAGCGGCTCGCCACGCTCCCGGGCATCCGGCTTCTCGGCCCCACCGGCGAACGCAGCGGGCTCGTCAGCTTCGCCTTCGCCGACGTCCACGCGCACGACATTGTGACCTTCGCCGACGAGGACGGCATCGCGCTCCGCGGCGGTCACCACTGCAACCAGCCGCTCATGCGCAAGCTCAGCCTCACCAGCACCACGCGCGCGAGCTTCTACCTCTACAACACCGCCGAGGAGATCGACGTCCTGGTGAAGAGCCTGCAGCGCATCCTGAAGTTCTTCACCGGCTGA
- a CDS encoding uroporphyrinogen decarboxylase family protein, which produces MTPKERILATLARQPVDRLPVDLWHTPEIGVALQQRLGVKDDLAAYRALGLDKIVWVFLDYLPPDGGHVTTLVGQTDDPTANRTTWGAPLRDVQAGAAHYAEVVSAPLAGYDTPQSLDDYPWWPQVERFDYDRAVQAAAAAAREFAVIGPWVSFFEIYCQMRGLEQAMIDLVENEELVEAALDRIESIQTEMMRRYFPRVGRNLDLVFISDDIAGQQSLLLSPAMWQRHLQPRLKRWCDLIHAHGLRTFYHTDGAARPLIGQILDCGVDVLNPIQHACPGMDLAELKREFGHRVIFHGGVDNQTVLPRGTPEQVRAEVRDCHATLGAGGEGYICCSCHNVQAGTPIDNILAMIDEARRLR; this is translated from the coding sequence ATGACGCCGAAAGAACGCATCCTCGCCACGCTTGCCCGCCAGCCGGTCGACCGGCTCCCCGTCGACCTGTGGCACACGCCCGAAATCGGCGTCGCCCTCCAGCAGCGTCTCGGCGTCAAGGACGACCTCGCCGCCTACCGCGCTCTCGGCCTCGACAAGATCGTCTGGGTGTTCCTCGACTACCTGCCGCCCGACGGCGGCCACGTCACCACCCTCGTCGGCCAGACCGACGATCCCACCGCGAACCGCACCACCTGGGGCGCCCCGCTGCGCGACGTGCAGGCCGGCGCGGCCCATTACGCCGAGGTCGTTTCCGCGCCGCTCGCGGGCTACGACACCCCGCAGTCCCTCGACGACTACCCGTGGTGGCCGCAGGTCGAGCGTTTCGACTACGATCGCGCCGTGCAGGCCGCTGCAGCCGCCGCGCGCGAGTTCGCCGTCATCGGTCCCTGGGTGTCTTTCTTCGAGATCTACTGCCAGATGCGTGGGCTCGAGCAGGCGATGATCGACCTGGTCGAGAACGAGGAGCTCGTCGAAGCCGCGCTCGACCGCATCGAGTCCATCCAGACCGAAATGATGCGCCGCTATTTCCCGCGCGTTGGCCGCAACCTCGACCTGGTGTTCATCAGCGACGACATCGCCGGGCAGCAGTCGCTCCTCCTCTCCCCCGCCATGTGGCAGCGCCACCTGCAGCCTCGCCTCAAGCGCTGGTGCGACCTCATCCACGCCCACGGGCTGCGCACGTTCTACCACACCGACGGCGCCGCCCGCCCCCTCATCGGCCAGATTCTCGACTGCGGCGTCGACGTCCTGAACCCGATCCAGCACGCCTGTCCCGGCATGGATCTCGCCGAGCTCAAGCGCGAGTTCGGCCACCGCGTCATCTTCCACGGTGGCGTCGACAACCAGACCGTGCTCCCGCGCGGCACGCCCGAGCAGGTGCGCGCCGAGGTCCGTGACTGCCACGCCACCCTCGGCGCCGGCGGCGAGGGCTACATCTGCTGCTCCTGCCACAACGTCCAAGCCGGCACGCCCATCGACAACATCCTCGCCATGATCGACGAGGCCCGGCGGTTGCGCTGA
- a CDS encoding carboxymuconolactone decarboxylase family protein yields MIIPTNEETHVQPRLDYAEATPEVLQAMLALQRAVDASGLEPSLLDLVKVRASQINGCAFCLDMHHRDAVQRGETSARLYLLNAWHEAPGYTARERAALRWTEALTRLAPVADDTYAEVSAQFTEPELSRLTLAIVTINGWNRFNVGFRVPPELGA; encoded by the coding sequence ATGATCATTCCCACCAACGAAGAAACCCACGTCCAACCGCGTCTCGACTACGCCGAAGCCACGCCCGAGGTCCTGCAGGCCATGCTGGCCCTGCAGCGGGCGGTGGATGCGTCGGGGCTCGAGCCCTCGCTGCTCGACCTCGTGAAAGTGCGGGCCTCGCAGATCAACGGCTGCGCCTTCTGCCTCGACATGCACCACCGCGACGCGGTGCAGCGGGGCGAAACCTCGGCGCGCCTCTACCTCCTGAATGCGTGGCACGAGGCGCCGGGCTACACCGCGCGCGAGCGAGCCGCGCTGCGCTGGACCGAAGCCCTGACCCGGCTCGCGCCGGTGGCGGACGACACCTATGCGGAGGTGAGCGCGCAGTTCACCGAGCCGGAGCTGTCGCGGCTCACGCTGGCAATTGTCACGATCAACGGTTGGAACCGGTTCAACGTCGGTTTCCGCGTGCCGCCGGAGCTCGGCGCGTGA
- a CDS encoding VOC family protein — protein sequence MVKKLLHTRMRVNDPERTIRFYEDVLGLKVARRSVSPRGAQIVFLATPNSDEEIEITYLPNSPSVQVQSDLMHLAFEVDSIEAFAAAIAKKGYALSDGPTQTSSGDTIAFVDAPEGYEVELIQKARR from the coding sequence ATGGTTAAGAAACTTCTGCACACCCGGATGCGGGTGAATGATCCCGAGCGCACGATCCGCTTTTATGAGGATGTGCTCGGCCTGAAGGTGGCCCGCCGCAGCGTTTCCCCGCGCGGCGCGCAGATCGTCTTCCTGGCGACGCCCAACAGCGACGAGGAGATCGAGATCACCTACCTGCCGAACAGTCCGAGCGTGCAGGTGCAGTCCGACCTCATGCACCTCGCGTTCGAGGTCGACAGCATCGAGGCCTTCGCCGCGGCGATCGCGAAGAAGGGCTACGCGTTGAGCGACGGCCCGACTCAGACGAGCAGCGGCGACACGATCGCGTTCGTCGATGCGCCCGAGGGTTACGAGGTGGAACTGATTCAAAAGGCGCGCCGCTAA
- the rhaM gene encoding L-rhamnose mutarotase, with amino-acid sequence MIRKAFVMSVNPGCEAEYAHRHQPIWSDLAAVLKAHGAHNYSIFLHPETRQLFGYVEIESEERWAAVAKTEVCQRWWKHMGDVMPSNPDNSPVSKDLKEVFHLA; translated from the coding sequence ATGATTCGCAAAGCCTTCGTGATGTCCGTGAACCCCGGCTGCGAGGCCGAGTATGCGCATCGGCACCAGCCGATCTGGTCCGACCTGGCGGCCGTGTTGAAAGCCCACGGCGCACACAACTACTCCATCTTCCTCCATCCGGAGACGCGGCAGCTCTTCGGGTACGTCGAAATCGAGAGCGAGGAACGTTGGGCGGCGGTCGCCAAGACGGAGGTCTGCCAGCGCTGGTGGAAGCACATGGGCGACGTCATGCCGTCCAACCCGGACAACAGCCCGGTCTCGAAGGATCTGAAGGAAGTCTTCCACCTCGCCTGA
- a CDS encoding helix-turn-helix domain-containing protein, with protein sequence MAALRQQGKRAGAPAGDPRGGCAHYLPVGDAIRGWELYVTSVGAQDYARNEGYPRPGHPSLYDFDWRKGRTLPDYALVLVTRGRGEYEFRNLPKRECGPGDVLLMAPGQWHRYRPLPATGWTERWLCLGGEYLQRLRRRGLVFTRPCVALGERLGAARAAWEALLAKARAEPEQNGPELTALALRVLALVAAATEAELARTVSERVPAADPDVAKALEFVRNNSHRPIRIADVARAVGLHARTLERRFAAQHPRGVRAEIECSRYARAKRLLKDTRMPIKEIAYACGFGDPRRMIEIFRRREARAPREVRAQAANATA encoded by the coding sequence ATGGCGGCTTTGCGACAGCAGGGGAAGCGCGCGGGGGCGCCGGCGGGCGACCCCCGGGGCGGGTGCGCGCATTACCTGCCGGTGGGCGATGCGATTCGGGGCTGGGAACTCTACGTTACGAGCGTCGGCGCGCAGGATTATGCGCGCAACGAGGGTTATCCGCGGCCGGGGCATCCCTCGCTTTACGATTTCGACTGGCGGAAGGGCCGTACGCTGCCGGACTACGCGCTGGTTCTGGTGACCCGCGGGCGGGGTGAATACGAATTCCGGAATTTGCCCAAGCGGGAGTGTGGGCCGGGGGACGTGCTGCTGATGGCGCCGGGACAGTGGCACCGCTACCGACCGCTGCCGGCGACGGGATGGACGGAGCGGTGGCTCTGCCTGGGCGGCGAGTACCTGCAGCGGCTGCGGCGGCGCGGCCTCGTGTTCACGCGGCCCTGCGTGGCGTTGGGCGAGCGACTGGGGGCGGCGCGCGCGGCGTGGGAGGCGTTGCTGGCGAAGGCGCGGGCGGAGCCGGAACAGAACGGGCCGGAGCTGACAGCGCTGGCGTTGCGGGTGCTGGCGCTGGTGGCGGCGGCGACGGAAGCGGAGCTGGCGCGCACGGTGTCCGAACGGGTGCCGGCGGCCGATCCCGACGTGGCGAAGGCGCTGGAGTTCGTGCGCAACAACAGTCACCGGCCGATTCGCATTGCGGACGTGGCGCGGGCGGTGGGGCTGCATGCCCGGACGCTCGAGCGGCGGTTTGCGGCGCAGCATCCGCGCGGCGTGCGGGCGGAGATTGAGTGCAGCCGTTACGCGCGGGCGAAGCGGCTGCTGAAGGACACGCGGATGCCGATCAAGGAGATCGCGTATGCGTGTGGGTTCGGCGACCCGCGGCGGATGATCGAGATCTTCCGCCGCCGCGAGGCGCGGGCGCCGCGCGAGGTGCGGGCGCAGGCGGCGAACGCTACGGCTTGA
- a CDS encoding pyridoxal-phosphate dependent enzyme codes for MVDFAAIQAAHARIQPHIHLTPVLTSERLNATSGARLFFKAENFQKVGAFKARGATNAVLALSAEVAARGVATHSSGNHAAALARAARLRGIPAHIVMPSNSSAVKVRAVEGYGGRIVFCAPNQAAREAACAQVIAETGASLVHPYEDERVIAGQGTATVELLAQVPDLDVVLCPVGGGGLLAGTALASRHLRPGLRVVAVEPAQAGDAAESFRRGERTPWAQNNTIADGLRTNIGTTNFAIMQRAVDDIVTVTEAAIIEAMRTIWQTLKIVIEPSAAVPYAALLESTSAFAGRRVGLILTGGNVDLDALPWSAPKSPA; via the coding sequence ATGGTCGATTTCGCCGCGATTCAGGCCGCGCACGCGCGGATCCAGCCGCACATCCACCTCACGCCCGTGCTCACCAGCGAGCGACTCAACGCCACCTCGGGTGCACGGCTGTTCTTCAAAGCCGAGAATTTCCAGAAGGTCGGTGCCTTCAAGGCACGCGGCGCCACCAACGCGGTGCTCGCCCTGTCGGCCGAGGTGGCCGCCCGCGGCGTCGCCACCCACTCCTCCGGCAACCACGCCGCCGCGCTCGCCCGCGCCGCCCGCCTGCGCGGCATTCCCGCCCACATCGTGATGCCCTCGAACTCCTCGGCCGTGAAGGTGCGCGCGGTCGAGGGCTACGGCGGGCGCATCGTCTTTTGCGCCCCCAACCAGGCCGCGCGCGAAGCCGCCTGCGCCCAGGTCATCGCCGAAACCGGCGCCTCCCTCGTGCACCCGTACGAGGACGAGCGCGTCATCGCCGGCCAGGGCACCGCGACCGTCGAGTTGCTCGCCCAGGTCCCCGACCTCGACGTCGTGCTCTGTCCGGTCGGCGGCGGCGGACTCCTCGCCGGCACCGCCCTCGCCTCCCGCCACCTCCGGCCCGGCCTCCGCGTCGTCGCCGTCGAGCCCGCCCAGGCCGGCGACGCCGCGGAGTCGTTCCGCCGCGGCGAACGCACGCCCTGGGCGCAAAACAACACGATCGCCGACGGACTCCGCACCAACATCGGCACCACGAACTTCGCGATCATGCAGCGCGCGGTGGACGACATCGTGACCGTCACCGAGGCCGCCATTATCGAGGCGATGCGCACGATCTGGCAGACGCTGAAGATCGTGATCGAGCCGTCCGCCGCCGTGCCCTACGCCGCGCTGCTCGAGAGCACGTCTGCGTTCGCCGGTCGTCGCGTCGGGCTGATTCTGACGGGCGGGAACGTCGACCTCGACGCCCTGCCATGGTCGGCGCCAAAGTCACCGGCATGA
- the sufU gene encoding Fe-S cluster assembly sulfur transfer protein SufU: MSADLTELYQQVILDHNKRPRNRGKLPTANRVAHGDNPTCGDQCSVYLRLEGDRIADISFDGSGCAISQASASLMTTQIKGKTTAEAEVLFQQFHDIVTSGKEPEEISDLAAFAGVHAFPARIKCATLGWHAALNALHGDASPATTESHTD, from the coding sequence ATGTCCGCCGACCTCACCGAGCTATACCAACAGGTGATCCTCGATCACAACAAGCGCCCCCGTAACCGTGGCAAATTGCCCACGGCCAACCGGGTGGCCCACGGTGACAACCCCACCTGCGGCGACCAGTGCAGCGTGTACCTGCGGCTCGAGGGCGACCGCATCGCCGACATTTCCTTCGACGGCTCCGGCTGCGCCATCTCCCAGGCCAGCGCGTCGTTGATGACCACCCAGATCAAGGGCAAGACCACCGCCGAGGCCGAAGTGCTCTTCCAGCAGTTCCACGACATCGTCACCAGCGGCAAGGAACCCGAGGAGATCAGCGATCTCGCCGCCTTCGCCGGCGTTCACGCCTTCCCCGCCCGCATCAAGTGCGCCACCCTCGGCTGGCACGCCGCCCTCAACGCCCTCCACGGCGACGCCTCTCCCGCCACCACCGAATCTCACACCGACTGA
- a CDS encoding DNA glycosylase: MGQPNQIAPVPAGAGWSDWQDVPGLPPLTAAVLAELVDGGQAFRWYQSADSWYGTWANHVVRVRLSPKGALEWCAPAAQAQATVSAVAAYFGATVDFNGLTDALPWRSDPHLARCLDAFPGLRILRQPFGETLLGFLCSATKQIVQIKQMVALLAARLGQPITPAQRALLARGAPASLGFQRPTWEALAEAPEADLRGCLLGFRARYIGETARFLAAHPGWLEETETLPYAEAKTRLCGLPGVGEKVADCVLLFGAGRLEAFPVDVWILKTLARRYGLDGWKPAPLAQFGRLHFGPSAGLAQQFLFAWERARRSEE; encoded by the coding sequence GTGGGCCAGCCCAACCAAATAGCACCCGTCCCCGCGGGCGCCGGCTGGTCCGACTGGCAGGACGTACCAGGCCTGCCGCCGCTCACCGCCGCCGTGCTCGCTGAGCTCGTCGACGGCGGCCAGGCGTTTCGCTGGTACCAGTCGGCGGACAGTTGGTACGGCACCTGGGCCAACCACGTCGTGCGCGTGCGACTCAGCCCGAAAGGAGCGCTGGAATGGTGCGCCCCCGCCGCCCAGGCCCAAGCCACCGTGTCCGCCGTCGCCGCCTATTTCGGCGCCACCGTCGATTTCAACGGTCTCACCGACGCCTTGCCCTGGCGCAGCGACCCACACCTCGCCCGCTGTCTCGACGCCTTTCCCGGGCTGCGCATCCTGCGCCAGCCGTTCGGCGAGACGCTCCTCGGTTTCCTGTGCAGCGCCACGAAGCAGATCGTCCAGATCAAGCAGATGGTCGCGTTGCTCGCCGCCCGGCTCGGCCAGCCGATCACTCCCGCGCAACGCGCCCTCCTCGCGCGCGGCGCCCCCGCGAGCCTGGGCTTCCAGCGCCCCACCTGGGAGGCGCTCGCCGAGGCCCCGGAGGCCGACCTCCGCGGCTGCCTCCTGGGCTTTCGCGCCCGCTACATCGGCGAGACCGCACGCTTCCTTGCCGCGCATCCAGGCTGGCTCGAGGAAACCGAGACCTTGCCCTACGCGGAGGCCAAGACGCGGCTGTGCGGCCTGCCGGGTGTCGGTGAAAAGGTGGCCGACTGCGTGCTGCTCTTCGGTGCCGGCCGCCTCGAAGCCTTTCCGGTCGATGTGTGGATCCTGAAGACGCTCGCGCGTCGCTATGGACTCGATGGCTGGAAACCCGCTCCGCTCGCGCAGTTCGGCCGCCTGCACTTCGGCCCCTCCGCCGGCCTCGCTCAGCAATTCCTCTTCGCCTGGGAACGGGCCCGAAGGAGTGAGGAGTGA
- a CDS encoding RNA polymerase sigma-70 factor, whose translation MEDPFVALRPRLFGIAYRMLGSVADAEDAVQEAYLRWQAQDRAVVTSATAWLVSATTRLCIDRLRSAQRRREEYVGVWLPEPLLHDAAADPAEPAALADSLSMAFMLMLESLAPVERAVLLLREAFDYDYAEIAGIVGRSEAACRQIVSRSRRSLAGGAGRTATLPEKAEQLTHRFLGATQTGDLRELLALLTDDVVLIADGGGKANAVIRPVRTADRVARFFVGIRRFATAAPQVTYVLVNGRPGAVVRVGGKVDRVVSLDFDGDRVRAIYIVRNPDKLVRCRPPGADGS comes from the coding sequence ATGGAGGATCCGTTCGTGGCGCTGCGGCCCCGGCTGTTCGGCATCGCCTACCGGATGCTTGGCAGCGTGGCCGATGCCGAAGATGCCGTGCAGGAAGCCTACCTGCGCTGGCAGGCGCAGGATCGCGCGGTTGTCACCTCGGCGACAGCGTGGCTGGTCTCGGCCACCACGCGACTCTGCATCGACCGCCTGCGCTCGGCGCAGCGCCGCCGCGAGGAATACGTCGGGGTCTGGCTGCCGGAGCCGCTGCTGCACGACGCGGCGGCGGATCCCGCCGAGCCGGCGGCGTTGGCGGATTCGCTGAGCATGGCGTTCATGCTGATGCTGGAGTCGCTCGCCCCGGTGGAGCGGGCGGTGCTCCTGCTCCGTGAGGCCTTCGACTACGACTACGCCGAGATTGCGGGCATCGTCGGCCGCAGCGAGGCGGCGTGCCGGCAGATCGTCAGCCGCTCCCGGCGCAGCCTGGCCGGCGGCGCGGGGCGGACGGCCACGCTGCCGGAAAAGGCGGAACAACTGACGCATCGCTTCCTCGGCGCAACGCAGACGGGGGACCTGCGCGAGCTGTTGGCGTTGTTGACCGACGACGTCGTGCTGATCGCCGATGGCGGCGGCAAGGCGAACGCGGTGATCCGGCCGGTGCGGACGGCGGATCGGGTCGCCCGGTTCTTCGTCGGTATCCGACGTTTCGCGACGGCGGCGCCGCAGGTCACGTACGTGCTGGTGAACGGCCGACCCGGGGCCGTGGTTCGCGTCGGCGGCAAAGTCGACCGTGTGGTGTCACTCGACTTCGACGGCGACCGCGTGCGCGCGATCTACATTGTGCGCAACCCGGACAAGCTGGTGCGCTGCCGTCCGCCGGGGGCGGACGGCAGCTAA
- a CDS encoding LacI family DNA-binding transcriptional regulator — MASDVPTLRSLARALGLSRTTVSDALRGSPRVDPNTASRVKKAAREAGYRRNPLAGALMSELRRSRGAAFRGVIAAIDFNEPNRPAAAAAYHKELVSGAEERASELGFKVERFVVGNGGVSVQRLDSILQSRGIHGVVLLPAWDEPDLTNLDWHTFAGIYTDYIIEHPALHSVCPDHYRSMLAALQRLAGLGYRQPGLLLQKHQDERLQFRWGAAFRAFLENHPEVRAVPPLIVENFTREEFVKWFRKHKPDVVISHHSEAMDWMESCGARIPETHGFVALNVWMKTRPCAGLDLQPRTLGARATELLIAQLQRNETGIPEWPLTTTIPARWVDGPSVRQLKP, encoded by the coding sequence ATGGCCTCCGACGTACCAACCCTCCGCTCCCTGGCGCGTGCGCTGGGTCTTTCCCGCACGACCGTGTCCGACGCCCTCCGCGGCTCGCCCCGCGTCGACCCGAACACCGCCAGCCGCGTGAAGAAGGCCGCCCGCGAGGCCGGCTACCGCCGCAATCCGCTCGCGGGCGCCTTGATGTCGGAGCTCCGCCGTTCCCGCGGCGCCGCCTTCCGGGGCGTGATCGCCGCCATCGATTTCAACGAGCCCAACCGCCCCGCCGCGGCCGCGGCCTACCACAAGGAACTCGTCAGCGGCGCCGAGGAGCGCGCCAGCGAACTCGGCTTCAAGGTCGAGCGCTTCGTCGTCGGCAACGGCGGCGTCTCCGTCCAGCGCCTCGACTCCATCCTCCAATCGCGCGGCATCCACGGCGTCGTGCTCCTCCCAGCTTGGGACGAACCCGACCTCACCAATCTCGACTGGCACACGTTCGCCGGCATCTACACCGACTACATCATCGAGCACCCCGCCCTGCACTCGGTCTGCCCCGACCACTACCGCTCGATGCTCGCCGCCCTGCAGCGGCTCGCCGGCCTCGGCTACCGCCAGCCCGGCCTCCTCCTCCAGAAGCACCAGGACGAGCGCCTGCAGTTCCGCTGGGGCGCCGCGTTTCGCGCCTTCCTCGAGAATCACCCCGAGGTCCGCGCCGTCCCGCCCCTCATCGTCGAGAACTTCACCCGCGAGGAATTCGTGAAGTGGTTCCGCAAGCACAAGCCCGACGTCGTCATTTCCCACCACTCCGAGGCGATGGACTGGATGGAATCCTGCGGCGCGCGCATCCCCGAGACGCACGGCTTTGTCGCCCTCAACGTGTGGATGAAGACGCGCCCATGCGCGGGCCTCGACCTGCAGCCGCGCACCCTCGGCGCCCGCGCCACCGAACTGCTGATCGCCCAGTTGCAGCGCAACGAAACCGGCATCCCCGAGTGGCCCCTCACGACGACGATTCCGGCCCGCTGGGTCGACGGCCCGTCCGTGCGGCAGCTCAAGCCGTAG